From Candidatus Polarisedimenticolaceae bacterium:
GAGCTGGAACGGGCCCATGCCGTGGACCTGCACCGTGCACGCCGTCTTCGCCATCGCGTAGTGGCGCATCTCGGCGGGAAGGAGCACGTAGCCGCCGACGGGTAGGTCCTTCATCGACCCTTTCTCGAACTTCTCACCCATCCCGATGTCGAAGGTGCCCGAGAGCACCGTGACGTGCTCGTCGGTCGGATGCCAGTGCGGCATGATCCTGTAACCGGCCGGCATCTGGAGGCGGACGACGTAGAGTCCGGCCTTACCCGGGTCGCCCGAGATGACGGTGAACTTCGCGTTCTGTTCGAAAACCGGCGGCGGCGGGCCCCACTTGAGCTCCGACGGCATGGCGATGACGTGACCCGGCTTGCCCGCATCCTGGGCCCAAGCGGTCACGACGACGAAGGCGAGAACGGCCAACCCCACAGCGATGAGCTTACGCACACGGCACCTCCATGCGCGCATCTTAAGCCCGCGGGGTGCGCAAGAGACGTGGGATTCTCGTCGCGCCGGTCAGAGAAGCGGAACGATCAGAGAGGCTCGGACGGGGACTTGTTGTGTCCCTTCTTCTTGCCCTTGCCGTTACCGCTGTTGCCCGGGTCGGTGCCGCCGGTTCCGCTGCCGTCGATCTGGTACGGAGTCGGGGACCCGGCCTTGGCACCGGTTTGCAGCTGCGCGCTGAAGCCCGTCATGAACGAGTTCACCTGCGTGTCGGTCACGACATTTCCGGGCCGCGTGGTCGTCACGTTGAGGCCGAGCGCGCCGGCGATCGACGCCACGTCGCCTTCCGTGAGGGCCTTGTCGAGCGAAAGCGCCGGCAGCGTGTAGCCCGCTCCGCGGAGGCTCGCCTCGGCGGCCACGGGGCCGGAGGCCTCGAGCTTCTTCGCCTGAGCCAGCCGCGTGTAGAAGTTCCCGACCGTCGGACCGGCCGCGAACGCGGGCAGGCCGATGGCAAGTACGCCGAACATCGTGAACGCCAAGAATCTCTTCATCGAACTTTCCTCCCCCTGCTCGGGATCCGAGAGACACCGCCCAGCGTGTCGAGTTGGGTCTGCCGTGCCGATCCGCCCATCGAGTTGCGACGACAACAATACTGGCAGAACGGCCGTTCGTCCAAGGCTCCTTTTCGAGCGCCCGTACGCCTCACTTTTGCGTTTGGGGGACGGCAGCCGATCGGCGCCGGGCGCTCGCTCGACGAGAGTTACCGGGATCGCGGCCCCGAGTCAATCGGCCGGCGAAGGTCTCTGTTGCATCCGTGCAACGGATAGAATCGCGGCGTGATGGGGCCGTTCCGCCGATCGCCCTGGTCCGCAGCGCCGGCGGTGGCCGCCTTCCTGGTGTACGCGGCCACCCTCGGCGCCGGCTTTCTCTACGACGACGAGGCGTTCCTTCGAACGAACAGGTACGTGCAAGATGCCTCGCTCTTGGTGCGCCTGCCGGCGATGCCGTTCCTGTCTTCGCCGGCGATGGGCAACACGAACTACTACCGCCCGGTCGTCGGCGTCCTCGACAACCTGACGTGGCACGCGCTCTCCGGCCGGCCGCTCGCCTTCCATCTGCTGAGCATCCTCCTGCACATGACGAACGCCACGCTCGTCATGCTGCTCGTCCGCAAGACGTCGGCCGTCCTTCCCTTCGTCGCCGCCGGCGCGGGCGTGCTGTTCGCGGTGCACCCGCTCGCGAGCGAGGCGGTCGCGTGGCCGAGCTGCCTCGCCGAGCTAGCGTTCACGGCGTTCGGCCTCGGCGCGCTCCTGCTCCACGTCTCCTCATGGGAGGCGCCCGCCGCTCTCGCGAGAAGCCGGCGCCTCACCGCCTGTCTGCTCTTCGGGCTCTCGTGCGGGTGCAAGGAGACGGCGGTCGCCTTCCTTCCGCTCCTCTTCCTCGCCGAGCTGTGGCTCCGGCCCGGCGGCCGTATCGGCTCCGCATGCCGCGCGGTGCTCCCGTGGATCGCGGTCGTCGGAGCGTTCTTCGCGGTCCGGTTCGCGATCATCGGCGGGCTCGCAGGCGGCCGCGGCATGCGAACGGCGGCCCAGTCGCTCTGGAACGCTCCCGGTCTTCTCCTCCGCTACCTGCGTTGGATGGTCGTGCCGTCGCCGCTCCTCATCGAGCACGTCGTCTCACTCGCGCGCGGACCGGGGGCGGCCTTCGCGATCGGGGCGGCGGTCCTCGCCCTCGCGGGCGCCGGCGTCCTCCGCCTTCGGCGCTCGCGTCCCGATCTGGCGTTGGCGGCCGCGCTCACGGTGGTCCCGCTCCTTCCGGCCCTCTACCTCCCGGCACTCGGCCGCGACCCGTTCGCCGAGCGCTACGCGTACCTGGCGCTCGCCGGATTCTCCTGGCTCGTCGCCGGGGGTGTTGGGTCGATCGCCGCGCGGCCGAGCGGTCGCGTG
This genomic window contains:
- a CDS encoding cupin domain-containing protein; translated protein: MRKLIAVGLAVLAFVVVTAWAQDAGKPGHVIAMPSELKWGPPPPVFEQNAKFTVISGDPGKAGLYVVRLQMPAGYRIMPHWHPTDEHVTVLSGTFDIGMGEKFEKGSMKDLPVGGYVLLPAEMRHYAMAKTACTVQVHGMGPFQLTYVNPADDPSTRKKK
- a CDS encoding tetratricopeptide repeat protein, whose product is MGPFRRSPWSAAPAVAAFLVYAATLGAGFLYDDEAFLRTNRYVQDASLLVRLPAMPFLSSPAMGNTNYYRPVVGVLDNLTWHALSGRPLAFHLLSILLHMTNATLVMLLVRKTSAVLPFVAAGAGVLFAVHPLASEAVAWPSCLAELAFTAFGLGALLLHVSSWEAPAALARSRRLTACLLFGLSCGCKETAVAFLPLLFLAELWLRPGGRIGSACRAVLPWIAVVGAFFAVRFAIIGGLAGGRGMRTAAQSLWNAPGLLLRYLRWMVVPSPLLIEHVVSLARGPGAAFAIGAAVLALAGAGVLRLRRSRPDLALAAALTVVPLLPALYLPALGRDPFAERYAYLALAGFSWLVAGGVGSIAARPSGRVPAWVAPAVLYILAIAGATRTVRRCGDWIDDGTLGHASVRDEPRAAIGYLLEGGWLKAEGRHEEAWRVYRAGLDAVPTSTELPVKAVELGVELRHLSHDDVLALYERLVPLSRDSAPAQFNLGHALLEGGRLDAAHAAFARALELVPDSAPSMTALAEVTLRQGDAASAEALCRRALVLRPGDAATLAILEEAQKRAP